Proteins from one Deinococcus actinosclerus genomic window:
- a CDS encoding peptidylprolyl isomerase — MNKKKLVNVLMGVLALLLVVGMAYQFTPNLGSLFNKQTGTPALTVNGTTVTVEQLEAAKRGNQVLSSTDTGVLGDDFKTYVVAQQIDQTLVSNAVKDIKVSRGDVDAKVKEVRAQNNLTDNKAWTDALQGVGLTDSEYRKQVRQSLAIERRVDEIKKAVPTATDAELQAYYDLNQEKYQTDARIQGREIVVSDKAKAADLLKQLRGGADFAQLAGANSTEFKDRGGALGPIENGAPRPVAQVALPSEVGAAAFALKDGGLTDVVESGGKFYIVKVEKYLAPSAKPFAEAKSDVATAVNASKQNAAVEAWVEGLRKDAKIEFKDLNWKVEDPTVATVAGQNVRYSQVIEQVVNNQQFASLLQQVPAEQASQLVNGILKPQVVQQIIQGYAAPTIAERLKLNLVGTRQEIAQGVAAYGARNAKVTDADLQAYYTENKAQFESPASATVSEASFKDQAKAVAFRGSFTRGDFVSAASKVGGTVSERGAVTAGDGKLSEELNAAVFAAKSLKDAADGSLSDVVKVGDRYSVLYVTDLKPAEAKTFAQVRDQIEPVVLGQKKSSEGQTFLDAQVKTLKPTDNLKTVLAAQEKRVAAAAPKTPATPAKDSGAGGKTDGAATDATPGGSATTAPPADK; from the coding sequence GTGAACAAGAAGAAACTCGTGAACGTCCTGATGGGCGTCCTGGCCCTGCTGCTCGTGGTCGGCATGGCCTACCAGTTCACCCCGAACCTCGGCAGCCTGTTCAACAAGCAGACCGGCACGCCCGCCCTGACCGTGAACGGCACGACCGTCACCGTCGAGCAGCTCGAAGCCGCCAAGCGCGGCAACCAGGTGCTGAGCAGCACCGACACCGGCGTGCTCGGCGACGACTTCAAGACCTACGTGGTCGCGCAGCAGATCGACCAGACGCTCGTGTCGAACGCCGTGAAGGACATCAAGGTCAGCCGCGGCGACGTGGACGCCAAGGTCAAGGAAGTCCGCGCGCAGAACAACCTGACCGACAACAAGGCCTGGACGGACGCGCTGCAGGGCGTGGGCCTGACCGACAGCGAGTACCGCAAGCAGGTGCGCCAGAGCCTCGCCATCGAGCGCCGGGTCGACGAGATCAAGAAGGCCGTGCCCACCGCGACCGACGCGGAACTTCAGGCGTACTACGACCTGAACCAGGAGAAGTACCAGACGGACGCGCGCATCCAGGGCCGCGAGATCGTGGTCAGCGACAAGGCCAAGGCGGCCGACCTGCTCAAGCAGCTCAGGGGCGGCGCGGACTTCGCGCAGCTCGCGGGCGCCAACAGCACCGAGTTCAAGGACCGGGGCGGCGCCCTGGGCCCCATCGAGAACGGCGCGCCCCGCCCGGTGGCGCAGGTGGCGCTGCCCAGCGAGGTCGGCGCGGCCGCCTTCGCGCTGAAGGACGGCGGCCTGACCGACGTCGTGGAAAGCGGCGGGAAGTTCTACATCGTGAAGGTCGAGAAGTACCTCGCCCCCAGCGCCAAGCCCTTCGCCGAGGCCAAGAGCGACGTGGCCACCGCCGTGAACGCCAGCAAGCAGAACGCCGCCGTGGAAGCCTGGGTCGAGGGCCTGCGTAAGGACGCCAAGATCGAGTTCAAGGACCTGAACTGGAAGGTGGAAGACCCGACGGTCGCCACCGTCGCCGGGCAGAACGTCCGCTACTCGCAGGTGATCGAGCAGGTCGTGAACAACCAGCAGTTCGCCAGCCTGCTCCAGCAGGTGCCCGCCGAACAGGCCTCGCAGCTCGTGAACGGCATCCTCAAGCCCCAGGTCGTGCAGCAGATCATCCAGGGGTACGCGGCGCCCACCATCGCTGAGCGCCTGAAACTGAACCTCGTCGGCACCCGCCAGGAGATCGCGCAGGGCGTCGCCGCCTACGGCGCGCGGAACGCGAAGGTCACCGACGCGGACCTGCAGGCGTACTACACCGAGAACAAGGCCCAGTTCGAGTCGCCCGCCAGCGCCACGGTCAGCGAGGCCAGCTTCAAGGATCAGGCCAAGGCCGTGGCCTTCCGGGGCAGCTTCACGCGCGGGGACTTCGTCTCGGCCGCCAGCAAGGTCGGCGGCACCGTCAGCGAGCGCGGCGCCGTGACCGCCGGTGACGGCAAGCTGAGCGAGGAACTGAACGCCGCCGTCTTCGCCGCCAAGTCCCTCAAGGACGCCGCCGACGGCAGCCTGAGCGACGTGGTGAAGGTCGGCGACCGCTACTCGGTGCTGTACGTGACCGATCTGAAGCCCGCCGAGGCGAAGACCTTCGCTCAGGTCCGCGACCAGATCGAACCGGTCGTGCTGGGCCAGAAGAAGAGCAGCGAGGGCCAGACCTTCCTGGACGCCCAGGTGAAGACCCTCAAGCCCACCGACAACCTGAAGACCGTGCTGGCCGCGCAGGAGAAGCGTGTGGCCGCGGCGGCGCCCAAGACGCCCGCCACGCCCGCCAAGGACAGCGGCGCCGGCGGCAAGACGGACGGCGCGGCGACCGACGCCACGCCGGGCGGCAGCGCCACCACGGCGCCCCCCGCCGACAAGTAA
- a CDS encoding VOC family protein gives MTTDSVLPASTHVGAVHLNVRDLNGTAAFYATLLGLSATTLTETDVTLAAHGTPLLHLHAAPDLPRAPVSRPGLYHTAFLLPTRAALGRWLAHAARLGHRIGSGDHLVSEAFYLNDPEGNGIEVYADRPRDTWTWRDGQVQMDTKAVDAAAVLASAGIDPATLDGTAPFTAPQGTTVGHVHLKVGSAAQAARWYADTLGLDVVADLGSAAFLSWGGYHHHVGLNEWHSAGQPAPSTPAAGLAGVTFHAPDLGALRAHLAGRADVQNEGGHLTLRDPWGNRVTVAQR, from the coding sequence CCGTGCACCTGAACGTCCGCGACCTGAACGGCACCGCCGCGTTCTACGCCACGCTCCTCGGCCTGAGTGCCACCACCCTCACTGAGACAGACGTCACCCTGGCCGCCCACGGCACGCCGCTGCTGCACCTGCACGCCGCCCCGGACCTGCCCCGCGCGCCCGTCAGCCGGCCCGGCCTGTACCACACCGCCTTCCTGCTTCCCACCCGCGCCGCCCTGGGCCGCTGGCTGGCGCACGCCGCGCGGCTGGGCCACCGCATCGGCAGCGGCGACCACCTCGTCAGCGAGGCCTTCTACCTGAATGACCCCGAAGGGAACGGCATCGAGGTGTACGCCGACCGCCCGCGCGACACCTGGACGTGGCGGGACGGCCAGGTGCAGATGGACACGAAAGCCGTGGACGCCGCCGCCGTCCTCGCGTCCGCCGGGATCGACCCCGCCACGCTGGACGGCACGGCGCCCTTCACCGCGCCGCAGGGCACGACCGTCGGGCACGTGCACCTGAAGGTCGGCAGCGCCGCGCAGGCCGCCCGCTGGTACGCCGACACCCTGGGGCTGGACGTCGTCGCGGACCTCGGCAGCGCCGCGTTCCTCTCGTGGGGCGGGTACCACCACCACGTCGGCCTGAACGAATGGCACAGCGCCGGGCAGCCCGCGCCGAGCACCCCCGCCGCCGGACTGGCCGGCGTGACCTTCCACGCCCCCGACCTGGGCGCCCTGCGTGCCCACCTCGCGGGCCGCGCGGACGTGCAGAACGAGGGTGGCCACCTGACCCTGCGCGACCCCTGGGGCAACCGCGTGACCGTCGCCCAGCGCTGA
- a CDS encoding non-heme iron oxygenase ferredoxin subunit — protein sequence MSDTPARTLVGPAEALPDGQQTAVDVGGISVVVVNFEGQFYALRNNCTHKDFPLLGGDVSMGRITCEKHGAKFELATGKARTLPAVKPVKLYRTQVEDGQLYISEL from the coding sequence ATGAGCGACACGCCCGCCCGCACCCTCGTCGGCCCCGCCGAAGCCCTGCCCGACGGTCAGCAGACCGCCGTGGACGTCGGTGGGATCAGCGTGGTCGTCGTGAACTTCGAGGGGCAGTTCTACGCCCTGCGCAACAACTGCACCCACAAGGACTTCCCGCTGCTGGGCGGGGACGTCAGCATGGGCCGCATCACCTGCGAGAAACACGGCGCGAAATTCGAACTCGCGACCGGCAAGGCCAGGACGCTGCCCGCCGTGAAACCCGTCAAGCTCTACCGCACGCAGGTCGAGGATGGCCAGCTGTACATCTCCGAGCTGTAA
- a CDS encoding FUN14 domain-containing protein — MSVTGPMSSLLPAAPTGVADTLKSLLPDLSVGALLGFATGVALRHVGRWALVGLGLLFITLQVLAYFDLVSVNWLRVQALAGPWLAQGRENGGAWLTRLLTANLPFAGAFTAGLLLGLRARV; from the coding sequence TTGAGCGTCACCGGCCCCATGTCCTCCCTCCTGCCCGCCGCGCCGACCGGGGTCGCAGACACGCTGAAGTCCCTGCTGCCTGACCTGAGCGTGGGCGCGCTGCTGGGCTTCGCCACCGGCGTGGCGCTCCGGCATGTCGGGCGCTGGGCCCTGGTGGGGCTGGGCCTGCTGTTCATCACGCTGCAGGTGCTGGCGTACTTCGATCTGGTCAGCGTGAACTGGCTGCGCGTGCAGGCGCTGGCCGGGCCGTGGCTGGCGCAGGGCCGCGAGAACGGCGGCGCGTGGCTGACCCGCCTGCTCACCGCGAACCTGCCGTTCGCGGGGGCGTTCACGGCGGGCCTGCTGCTGGGCCTGCGCGCCCGCGTGTAG
- a CDS encoding helix-turn-helix domain-containing protein: MPIRVHLDDLLEQRGMTLSELSARVGITLANLSILKTGKARAVRFSTLDALCRALNCQPGDLLRWEDGPSDHDGM; encoded by the coding sequence ATGCCTATCCGCGTGCACCTCGACGACCTGCTGGAACAGCGGGGCATGACCCTCTCGGAACTCTCGGCGCGGGTGGGGATCACGCTGGCGAACCTCAGCATCCTGAAGACCGGGAAGGCCCGCGCGGTGCGCTTCAGCACCCTGGACGCCCTGTGCCGCGCGCTGAACTGCCAGCCCGGCGACCTGCTGCGCTGGGAGGACGGCCCCTCCGACCACGACGGGATGTAG
- a CDS encoding RNA polymerase sigma factor, whose protein sequence is MTLPTEPSLPDVISPELYGRLCAGEEQAWFEFVQEYEGRMYGYLYRLEGNSEDALDLTQEVFYRAWRSIRTFRAGERVLPWLYQVARNTQIESHRRKQLQRFSLEQAREDVGFEVTSERRSPVQAAESADAQDRVQRALSQLPHEYREAVVLRFVEDLSYDEIAQIQGVAVGTAKSRVFRAKEQLADLLESVADVH, encoded by the coding sequence GTGACCCTCCCGACCGAGCCCTCCCTTCCCGACGTGATCTCCCCAGAGCTGTATGGGCGCCTGTGCGCGGGCGAGGAGCAGGCCTGGTTCGAGTTCGTGCAGGAATATGAGGGCCGCATGTACGGCTACCTGTACCGCCTGGAAGGCAACAGCGAGGACGCCCTGGACCTCACGCAGGAGGTCTTTTACCGCGCGTGGCGCAGCATCCGCACCTTCCGCGCCGGGGAGCGCGTGCTGCCGTGGCTGTATCAGGTGGCGCGCAACACCCAGATCGAATCGCACCGCCGCAAGCAGCTGCAACGCTTCTCGCTGGAACAGGCGCGTGAGGACGTGGGCTTCGAGGTGACCAGCGAGCGCCGCTCGCCCGTGCAGGCCGCCGAGAGTGCCGACGCGCAGGACCGCGTGCAGCGCGCCCTGTCGCAGCTGCCACACGAGTACCGCGAGGCGGTCGTGCTGCGCTTCGTGGAGGACCTCAGTTACGACGAGATCGCGCAGATTCAGGGCGTGGCGGTCGGCACGGCCAAGAGCCGCGTGTTCCGCGCCAAGGAGCAGCTCGCCGACCTGCTGGAAAGCGTCGCGGACGTCCACTGA
- a CDS encoding NUDIX hydrolase — MARRDLLVAAGILRDRFGRVLLVGNDWQGHGRVRHTLPGGVVEPGETLPEALYREIYEETGLKLTGIRHMAYTVHIEDERRGERAIAVAFEATWDGLLNPADPDGFIVEARFCTVEEALEKIEAPPMREPLSDYLLTGEPGRFYAFKGWDGRGGLRIPALKPRP; from the coding sequence ATGGCGCGGCGTGACCTGCTCGTCGCCGCCGGGATCCTCCGCGACCGCTTCGGCCGCGTGCTGCTCGTCGGCAACGACTGGCAGGGCCACGGGCGCGTGCGCCACACCCTGCCGGGCGGCGTGGTCGAACCCGGCGAGACCCTCCCCGAGGCGCTGTACCGCGAGATCTACGAGGAGACCGGCCTGAAGCTGACGGGCATCAGGCACATGGCCTACACCGTGCACATCGAGGACGAACGCCGCGGCGAACGCGCCATCGCCGTGGCGTTCGAGGCCACCTGGGACGGCCTCCTGAATCCCGCTGACCCCGACGGGTTCATCGTGGAGGCCCGCTTCTGCACCGTCGAGGAGGCGCTGGAAAAGATCGAGGCGCCCCCCATGCGCGAGCCCCTGAGCGACTACCTGCTCACCGGGGAACCGGGCCGCTTCTACGCCTTCAAGGGCTGGGACGGCCGCGGCGGCCTGCGCATCCCGGCCCTGAAACCCCGGCCCTGA
- a CDS encoding homoserine dehydrogenase translates to MRTVTVGVLGCGTVGQDVLNLIRRREAIFADLGVRIEVAGVLVRDTTRPRACPPGTPLTTDPAFLQECGVVIEAMGGVEHPMSLLRPHLRSGRPVITANKALLAEKWDELRAYALDGKLYYEASVMAGTPVIGPMSTVLRASTFERLQAVLNGTCLYIITQMEQGKEYAQALAEAQALGYAEDPPTLDVGGFDTAHKLTVLARFCADGNFPYDRVQVQGIEDLTLADVQAARARGERIKLVAELESVNGEWQARVSPQSLPEDHPLCTAGASRNAMVYEGEECGTLIFAGGGAGGMVTASAMVGDLLDWVIGFPGHVPLH, encoded by the coding sequence ATGAGAACCGTGACCGTGGGCGTGCTGGGCTGTGGCACCGTGGGGCAGGACGTCCTGAACCTGATCCGGAGGCGCGAGGCGATCTTCGCCGATCTGGGTGTGCGGATCGAGGTGGCGGGCGTCCTCGTGCGCGACACCACCCGCCCGCGCGCCTGCCCGCCCGGCACGCCCCTGACGACCGACCCCGCCTTCTTGCAGGAGTGCGGCGTGGTCATCGAGGCGATGGGCGGCGTGGAGCACCCCATGAGCCTGCTGCGCCCGCACCTGCGCTCGGGCCGCCCGGTGATCACGGCGAACAAGGCGCTGCTGGCCGAGAAATGGGACGAGCTGCGCGCCTACGCCCTGGACGGCAAGCTGTACTACGAGGCGTCCGTGATGGCCGGGACGCCCGTGATCGGCCCGATGAGCACCGTGCTGCGCGCCAGCACCTTCGAGCGCCTGCAGGCGGTGCTGAACGGCACGTGCCTGTACATCATCACGCAGATGGAGCAGGGCAAGGAGTACGCGCAGGCCCTGGCGGAAGCGCAGGCGCTGGGGTACGCGGAGGACCCGCCCACCCTGGACGTCGGGGGCTTCGACACGGCGCACAAACTGACGGTGCTGGCGCGCTTCTGCGCGGACGGCAACTTCCCGTACGACCGCGTGCAGGTGCAGGGCATCGAGGACCTGACCCTCGCGGACGTGCAGGCGGCCCGCGCACGCGGCGAACGCATCAAGCTCGTGGCGGAACTGGAGAGCGTGAATGGAGAGTGGCAGGCCCGCGTCTCCCCGCAGTCGCTGCCGGAGGACCACCCGCTGTGCACCGCCGGGGCCAGCCGCAACGCCATGGTGTACGAGGGCGAGGAATGCGGCACCCTGATCTTCGCCGGGGGCGGCGCGGGCGGCATGGTCACCGCGAGCGCCATGGTCGGCGACCTGCTCGACTGGGTGATCGGCTTCCCTGGACACGTGCCGCTGCACTGA
- a CDS encoding SIS domain-containing protein, whose amino-acid sequence MSTHLLTLLETLPGSYSGPTRPEEAPYGLVGSGEGTLAAHLAQTLVASSLTRSGTQFVLSSPDAAALATDYADLASVAGAQVRRVATGGTPEEIDTLVPGGPLATYHFAQFVAHATGHSEDAQAADALLGDLAARCAPHVTDNNPARDLAWSLWGRTPLLLAAPDADALPHAWQQLLARTGKTLSVPLIGDPLPLVTGAFEAQHEKGDAKVAVILGDADDTLLLAREVLESRIDEIIHVPYPDGAVGYPAQLALWYFGAWVAAYLAERYGASAADQPVLARAQGVMSGEDREQARLAAPRDDLRRTNVVKDWADDQDLDDVELDEEDRDEE is encoded by the coding sequence ATGAGCACCCACCTCCTGACCCTGCTTGAAACGCTGCCCGGCAGCTACAGCGGCCCCACCCGCCCCGAGGAGGCCCCCTACGGCCTCGTCGGCAGCGGCGAGGGCACCCTGGCGGCGCACCTCGCGCAGACGCTCGTGGCGAGCAGCCTCACCCGCAGCGGCACCCAGTTCGTCCTGAGCAGCCCCGACGCCGCCGCCCTCGCCACCGACTACGCCGACCTCGCCAGCGTCGCGGGCGCGCAGGTGCGCCGCGTCGCCACCGGCGGCACCCCCGAGGAGATCGACACCCTGGTCCCCGGCGGGCCGCTCGCCACGTACCACTTCGCGCAGTTCGTCGCCCACGCCACGGGCCACAGCGAGGACGCCCAGGCCGCCGACGCCCTGCTGGGCGACCTCGCCGCCCGCTGCGCCCCGCACGTCACGGACAACAACCCTGCTCGCGACCTCGCCTGGAGCCTGTGGGGCCGCACGCCGCTGCTGCTCGCCGCGCCTGACGCGGACGCCCTGCCGCACGCGTGGCAGCAGCTGCTGGCCCGCACCGGCAAGACCCTCAGCGTGCCCCTGATCGGCGATCCCCTGCCCCTGGTGACCGGCGCGTTCGAGGCGCAGCACGAGAAGGGCGACGCCAAGGTCGCCGTGATCCTCGGCGACGCCGACGACACCCTGCTGCTCGCGCGCGAGGTGCTCGAATCCCGCATCGATGAGATCATCCACGTGCCCTACCCGGACGGCGCCGTCGGCTACCCCGCGCAGCTGGCCCTGTGGTACTTCGGCGCGTGGGTGGCCGCGTACCTCGCCGAACGCTACGGCGCGTCCGCCGCCGACCAGCCCGTCCTGGCCCGCGCGCAGGGCGTCATGAGCGGCGAGGACCGTGAACAGGCGCGCCTGGCCGCGCCCCGCGACGACCTGCGCCGCACGAACGTCGTCAAGGACTGGGCCGACGACCAGGACCTGGACGACGTGGAACTCGACGAGGAAGACCGCGACGAGGAGTGA
- a CDS encoding acetyl-CoA C-acetyltransferase has product MSKLVIVAAKRTPIGSFMGSLKDVSAADLGVTAAKAVLEGVSGADVADVIVGNVLQAGSGMNVGRQVGIGAGLPQDVPGLTVNRVCGSGLQAVISAAQGIRAGDGQLYLAGGTESMSRAPYLLPRAREGYRLGHAQALDSILSDGLTDVFGNYHMGITAENIAAQWNLTREEQDAFALESQTRAAAALDGNFFADELVSVEVPGRKGPTTFSADEYPRATTAEALAKLKPAFRKDGTVTAGNASGINDGAAMLLVASEEYAQAHGLPVLAEIASYAAIGVDPAIMGIGPAKAVPVALTRAGMTVADVDLFELNEAFAAQSLAVMRDLNADPARVNVTGGAVALGHPIGASGARVLVTLIHQLRRLGKETGVASLCIGGGMGIAVVVRARA; this is encoded by the coding sequence ATGAGCAAACTGGTGATCGTGGCGGCGAAACGCACGCCGATCGGAAGCTTCATGGGCAGCCTGAAGGACGTCTCGGCGGCCGACCTGGGCGTCACGGCCGCGAAGGCTGTGCTGGAGGGCGTCAGCGGCGCGGACGTGGCGGACGTGATCGTGGGGAACGTCCTGCAGGCCGGGAGCGGCATGAACGTGGGCCGTCAGGTCGGGATCGGCGCGGGCCTCCCGCAGGACGTGCCGGGCCTGACCGTGAACCGCGTGTGCGGCAGCGGCCTCCAGGCGGTCATCAGCGCCGCGCAGGGCATCCGCGCCGGGGACGGGCAGCTGTACCTCGCGGGCGGCACCGAGAGCATGAGCCGCGCCCCGTACCTCCTCCCCCGCGCCCGTGAAGGGTACCGGCTGGGGCACGCGCAGGCGCTGGACTCCATCCTGTCGGACGGCCTGACGGACGTGTTCGGCAACTACCACATGGGCATCACCGCCGAGAACATCGCGGCGCAGTGGAACCTGACCCGCGAGGAACAGGACGCCTTCGCGCTCGAAAGCCAGACCCGCGCCGCCGCCGCGCTGGACGGGAACTTCTTCGCGGATGAACTCGTCAGCGTGGAGGTGCCCGGCCGCAAGGGCCCCACGACCTTCAGCGCCGACGAGTACCCGCGCGCCACCACCGCCGAGGCCCTCGCCAAACTGAAACCCGCCTTCAGGAAGGACGGCACCGTCACCGCCGGGAACGCCAGCGGCATCAACGACGGCGCCGCCATGCTGCTGGTCGCCAGCGAGGAGTACGCCCAGGCGCACGGCCTCCCCGTCCTGGCCGAGATCGCCAGCTACGCCGCCATCGGCGTGGACCCCGCCATCATGGGCATCGGCCCCGCCAAGGCCGTCCCGGTCGCCCTGACCCGCGCCGGAATGACCGTCGCCGACGTGGACCTGTTCGAGCTGAACGAGGCGTTCGCCGCGCAGTCCCTGGCCGTCATGCGGGACCTGAACGCCGATCCCGCCCGCGTGAACGTCACGGGCGGCGCCGTCGCCCTCGGACACCCCATCGGCGCTTCCGGGGCGCGCGTGCTCGTCACGCTGATCCACCAGCTGCGCCGCCTCGGTAAGGAAACCGGCGTCGCCAGCCTATGTATCGGCGGCGGCATGGGCATCGCCGTCGTCGTCCGCGCGCGGGCGTAA
- the prfA gene encoding peptide chain release factor 1, with amino-acid sequence MPSTRALPRPVSRLDELAAEFGKVERALGDPAALADPREYARLTRRHRELLPLVTLLRERDGLAGDLRGARELLTDPDMRDPELRELAAGEVQALEARLAEIESDLVVLLLPTDPDDAKDVILELRAGAGGAEAGLFVMDLLRMYTRYAEGLGLKLSVLDASESDLGGASKVVAEVTGDGAFRAFRWERGVHRVQRVPATESQGRIHTSTVTVAVLPEADTAEVQLDLSEVRIDVFRSQGAGGQGVNTTDSAVRAVYRAGTPDEIMVVCQDGRSQIKNREKALQVLAARLAERERVAREERERSDRAAQVGSGDRSEKIRTYNYPQNRVTDHRLEGEGKNHPLDSVIAGALGPVVANLARAQRELQLLQMGEEGQHGAA; translated from the coding sequence GTGCCGAGCACGCGGGCGCTCCCCCGCCCCGTGAGTCGCCTCGACGAGCTCGCGGCGGAATTCGGCAAGGTCGAGCGGGCGCTGGGCGACCCGGCCGCGCTGGCCGACCCGCGCGAGTACGCCCGCCTGACCCGCCGCCACCGCGAGCTGCTGCCGCTCGTGACCCTGCTGCGTGAACGCGACGGGCTGGCAGGGGACCTGCGCGGCGCGCGCGAACTCCTCACCGACCCCGACATGCGCGACCCTGAGCTGCGCGAACTGGCCGCCGGTGAGGTGCAGGCCCTGGAGGCGCGGCTGGCCGAGATCGAATCGGACCTCGTCGTGCTGCTGCTCCCCACCGATCCGGACGACGCCAAGGACGTGATCCTGGAACTGCGCGCCGGGGCGGGCGGCGCCGAGGCCGGGCTGTTCGTGATGGACCTGCTGCGCATGTACACCCGCTACGCCGAGGGGCTGGGCCTGAAACTCAGCGTTCTGGACGCCAGCGAGAGCGACCTGGGCGGCGCGAGCAAGGTCGTGGCCGAGGTCACGGGCGACGGCGCGTTCCGGGCCTTCCGGTGGGAGCGCGGCGTGCACCGCGTGCAGCGCGTTCCCGCCACCGAGAGCCAGGGCCGCATCCACACGAGCACCGTCACGGTGGCCGTGCTGCCCGAGGCCGACACGGCAGAGGTCCAGCTCGACCTGTCCGAGGTGCGCATCGACGTGTTCCGCTCGCAGGGCGCGGGCGGGCAGGGCGTGAACACCACCGACTCGGCCGTGCGCGCCGTGTACCGCGCGGGCACGCCCGACGAGATCATGGTCGTGTGCCAGGACGGCCGCTCGCAGATCAAGAACCGCGAGAAGGCCCTCCAGGTGCTCGCCGCGCGCCTCGCCGAGCGGGAACGTGTCGCGCGCGAGGAACGCGAACGCAGCGACCGCGCCGCGCAGGTCGGCAGCGGCGACCGCAGCGAGAAGATCCGCACGTACAACTACCCCCAGAACCGCGTGACCGACCACCGCCTGGAAGGGGAGGGCAAGAACCACCCCCTCGACAGCGTGATCGCGGGCGCGCTGGGGCCGGTCGTGGCGAACCTCGCCCGCGCGCAGCGCGAACTGCAACTCCTCCAGATGGGCGAGGAGGGCCAGCATGGCGCGGCGTGA
- a CDS encoding ankyrin repeat domain-containing protein, translated as MTDSMDVVGDREAAFFLAIKTRDEALLRALVASDSELLGLPSPMGVSPVLFAVYYGRADMARVLVDLGAPLNVFEAAALGDEAALARELDADPALVGGLSGDGFSPLGLAAFFGHAGVAEALLARGADVNAVSRNAMRVQPLHSAVAGGHGALARALVMAGADVNATQQGEFTPLMAAAQNGDAGVVLFLRRRGADADVQTADGRRAADFAREEGHAALADSLEGPLLPE; from the coding sequence ATGACGGACAGTATGGACGTGGTGGGGGACCGCGAGGCGGCGTTCTTCCTGGCGATCAAGACGCGGGACGAGGCGCTGCTTCGCGCCCTGGTGGCATCGGACAGCGAGTTGCTGGGTCTGCCCAGCCCGATGGGCGTGAGTCCGGTGCTGTTCGCGGTGTACTACGGCCGGGCGGACATGGCGCGCGTGCTCGTGGACCTGGGCGCGCCGCTGAACGTGTTCGAGGCGGCGGCGCTGGGGGACGAGGCGGCCCTGGCGCGCGAACTGGACGCCGACCCGGCGCTGGTGGGCGGCCTGAGCGGGGACGGGTTCAGTCCGCTGGGCCTCGCGGCGTTCTTCGGGCACGCGGGGGTCGCGGAGGCGCTGCTGGCGCGCGGGGCGGACGTGAACGCGGTCAGCCGCAACGCGATGCGGGTGCAGCCGCTGCACTCGGCGGTGGCGGGCGGGCATGGGGCGCTGGCGCGGGCGCTGGTCATGGCGGGCGCGGACGTGAACGCCACGCAGCAGGGCGAGTTCACGCCGCTGATGGCCGCCGCGCAGAACGGCGACGCGGGCGTCGTGCTATTCCTGCGCAGGCGGGGCGCGGACGCCGACGTCCAGACGGCGGACGGTCGCCGCGCGGCGGACTTCGCGCGTGAGGAGGGGCACGCGGCGCTGGCCGACTCTCTGGAGGGGCCGCTTCTTCCTGAATAG